One window of the Ischnura elegans unplaced genomic scaffold, ioIscEleg1.1, whole genome shotgun sequence genome contains the following:
- the LOC124173380 gene encoding uncharacterized protein LOC124173380, with amino-acid sequence MSSKSPILRRFNITSIHLPPPKLRDYLVRAKDPVGLKTPGVYRVPCECGEAYIGETGCTIETRLKEHKRHLRLGQPEKSAIAEHSIQHDHVIQFDDTEILTRSTKYWDRVVKEAIEIRLDHKNFDRDAGYAISNTWKPVLSALKSQRINGWLPRDQSSTNHVTPDLQARYIRESNPQSDIQLP; translated from the exons atgtcatcaaaatcACC AATTCTCAGGAGATTCAACATCACCTCCATCCATCTCCCACCACCCAAGCTGAGGGACTACCTAGTGAGAGCCAAAGACCCAGTGGGATTGAAAACTCCGGGCGTCTATCGAGTCCCATGTGAGTGCGGCGAAGCCTATATTGGGGAAACTGGATGCACCATCGAAACTAGGCTGAAGGAGCATAAGCGTCACCTAAGGTTGGGACAACCGGAGAAAtcggccatagctgagcacaGCATACAACACGACCACGTCATCCAGTTTGATGATACCGAGATCCTGACACGTTCCACCAAATATTGGGATAGAGTCGTAAAGGAGGCCATAGAAATTCGATTGGACCATAAAAACTTCGACCGTGATGCAGGCTATGCCATCAGCAACACCTGGAAACCCGTTCTGTCAGCTCTAAAAAGCCAAAGGATCAACGGTTGGCTGCCAAGAGACCAGTCCTCAACCAATCACGTGACACCTGACCTCCAAGCAAGGTATATAAGGGAATCAAACCCTCAGTCCGAcattcaactgccctga